A single region of the Deltaproteobacteria bacterium genome encodes:
- a CDS encoding enoyl-ACP reductase, which yields MGIFSGKRGIIMGVVNEYSIATGVAKFLTEQGAELGFSHLPDKDGRDRMARRIQRVAEPLNVKFVRPCDVSSDEEITRFYDEVRESFGPLDFVLHSIAFAPIEDLRCPTLDSSREGFKTAMDISVYSFIAVARAAAKIMNPGGSLVTMSYYGGERVIDGYNMMGVCKAALEMATRYLAFDLGPKGIRVNALSAGPMKTLAASAVGDFSRMLDSHARGAPLLRNITQDDVGKTTGFLLSDLSSGTTGEVLHVDCGYSIMGSHEYVEDRVKQY from the coding sequence ATGGGAATTTTCAGCGGCAAGCGCGGCATCATCATGGGAGTGGTGAACGAATATTCGATCGCTACTGGCGTTGCCAAGTTTCTAACAGAACAAGGTGCCGAGCTGGGATTCAGTCACCTACCGGACAAAGACGGTCGGGACAGGATGGCGCGTCGGATCCAACGCGTGGCCGAGCCACTCAACGTCAAATTCGTGCGCCCCTGTGACGTCTCGAGCGATGAGGAGATCACGCGCTTTTATGATGAGGTGCGCGAATCTTTTGGTCCTCTTGATTTCGTTCTGCACTCGATTGCTTTTGCTCCGATCGAAGACTTGCGCTGCCCCACCCTAGATTCATCGCGCGAGGGTTTCAAGACAGCGATGGATATCAGCGTTTACAGCTTTATCGCTGTGGCGCGTGCTGCCGCTAAAATTATGAATCCGGGCGGCTCACTGGTCACCATGTCGTACTACGGCGGCGAGCGCGTCATCGATGGTTACAATATGATGGGTGTTTGTAAGGCGGCGCTCGAGATGGCGACGCGTTACCTCGCCTTTGATCTTGGTCCTAAGGGCATTCGCGTTAATGCGCTCAGCGCTGGCCCGATGAAGACTCTGGCGGCATCGGCCGTGGGCGACTTCTCGCGCATGCTGGACTCCCATGCACGCGGTGCACCACTGTTGCGCAACATCACCCAGGATGATGTCGGCAAGACCACCGGTTTCTTACTGAGTGACTTGTCGTCCGGTACCACTGGCGAAGTCTTGCATGTCGACTGCGGCTACAGCATCATGGGCAGCCACGAGTATGTTGAAGATCGCGTCAAACAGTATTGA
- a CDS encoding DUF423 domain-containing protein, with amino-acid sequence MEWTYWVAIGAVSGALAVGFGAFGAHALRQHLTPENLAVFETAARYQMYHALALIAVGLLGVKVDSLAIRVAGIAFTAGSVLFSGSLYALVFTNIRALGIITPIGGLGFIAGWLALAFAALRPV; translated from the coding sequence ATGGAATGGACTTATTGGGTAGCGATTGGCGCCGTCTCTGGGGCTTTAGCTGTGGGCTTTGGAGCCTTTGGCGCGCATGCTTTGAGGCAGCATTTAACCCCCGAAAATCTTGCGGTTTTTGAGACTGCTGCAAGATATCAAATGTACCATGCACTGGCCCTGATAGCGGTCGGACTACTCGGGGTCAAAGTCGACTCGTTGGCGATCCGCGTTGCCGGCATCGCCTTCACCGCAGGTAGCGTGCTTTTTTCCGGTAGCCTCTATGCGCTGGTATTTACGAATATACGTGCACTCGGCATCATCACGCCCATTGGCGGACTAGGATTCATCGCTGGCTGGTTGGCGCTGGCTTTTGCCGCGTTGAGGCCAGTCTGA